The proteins below come from a single Portunus trituberculatus isolate SZX2019 chromosome 34, ASM1759143v1, whole genome shotgun sequence genomic window:
- the LOC123512555 gene encoding LOW QUALITY PROTEIN: microtubule-associated protein futsch-like (The sequence of the model RefSeq protein was modified relative to this genomic sequence to represent the inferred CDS: deleted 3 bases in 2 codons), whose protein sequence is MAALRLVRRWGIPLATATSAPLLVPVVRAEAGDAKEEAPAPPPPPTSRMVRPSDLPIYEEPEEVLNFEYHGRERTTLEEGVGVVRQQVEGVLAATRSTRERAVHIYETGKAHSMAALDILDTIRDSTATVDYLADEENTLPRVGAITVGGLAGWCWGLGRGGLFKKILYTSTGVITAASLCYPRHAYTISQQLYGGAKTYGAIGYNFVAGVKPQSKAPPPPPPAEETPKEAEKEEDASASAGDSADTPKPEGGEVRSAVVLSLPPGKTLVDTLAEQASDVTVWGFRLTDDTTAPPKPAVPEGFGTIGTGQVATAVVAGQDEAQAPREVVEKVKEGAAIVEEKLPEVEKKVEEALGVVERVDSAAAAAAEVFPGVPEAVVEQVETLVEETQAVVESVTTAVSQVEKVAEEMKQEAHKVEEEAAQLVESEEKRKEVAEEVVEIVEQVVNKQADETPGSTPAVEEARTEVDASPAAAPAPLPAPTKDREGLFDKLVNFLAKNRKDSAKQGEAPQVPAEMPDSAKQIEGRVAAAEEKLSEVEQVVEVVEEGMAAVAEKVKEVEKAASSVAVKVLSPVLGKEEVEEALGVVERVGGAALAAAEVFPGVPEATVERMEATVEETQAVVESVTTTASQAVEEQADTPPEAAAVVAVEVEGGRRGHSIEREGLFDKLVTFLSRPSKDARDSAAQEKTDPEVDSGVPQTPLLVEEKPTSGTGDDTLTEEAVEVVKEVVEATSVVEEVVEVVKEGAAAVGEKLVEVEEQLVEVVEKGVAAVGEKLVEVEEQWCGGGAEPCVGEGGGIRSGGEVEEAVEAAAVVVEEAASLVEKVVEETQAAVESVNETASEVEGVVEQVTQVVEGKEGLFDKLVNLLSKPGQDDTQSGKAVEGTPGMPDSAKEVEAAPQVVDEAVQSSKVEGVVEVVKEDIQKVEEEATQVVESKEVDLSVVKKQPGVEDQVESTPAATPEGQAEVEAIPATPVVSPLEEREGLFDKLVSLFSKDAGQEKAAPPPVTEATHTTGEVEAAPQAAAEMPDTARELQETQVDTAPPTEADAVPPMPVQEAPAEVDAASPPAVQEAPAAAEEATSPATAPLVPQAEESEGLFDKLISFLSKDSKDASAAEVPDSAKQVEAAGESTSEVPDSAKQVEAAGEVTESAKEDLSGGEGEDEFVIVSSMGEASDVMDVLKPDSVLDKLRPTEPHLESTPAKAEVTPATTEASRTGDEKEQVAAMPVVEVETKAPEVRVTEEEGLFDKLVRLFTKDEERPASSSATVPSPDSAGGGGVSTEPVPGEGGEAALPAAPGDVDTAQHQDVLEVAEHAAPIPDVLTVPSDTTQVPDAPPPPQHTTPAPAVPVGTAGTEPEETEGTLLEEPTPESPAPPPIKKVALLDKLSSLFQKEEPHPLTPPQLPHRNPPAGERRTRLVQQCRRQALLLLGIVLHHHLRQGSGGGEEAADSVAASGGKEEEEAALPAAEDTAAAQPQVSAPQVQSSSVVGAVEVSGEAAKDETAAIPSMPQGVQGQAESREASTQTQSIVPVTATQPATDTDSAAVSRVADGPVSITSEEDTFIVRASPNRPSQTEVQGDHGRPGSRAGAAVQPRWSATEAVVVEEGKDTIVQLTPPGPEKDYGQSSPEDSDMYTTRG, encoded by the exons CTGCTCTGGACATTCTGGACACAATTCGAGACTCCACAG CGACGGTTGACTATTTAGCAGACGAGGAGAACACTTTGCCTCGCGTTGGTGCCATCACTGTCGGTGGTCTGGCT GGCTGGTGCTGGGGGCTCGGA CGTGGCGGCCTCTTCAAGAAGATTCTGTACACTTCTACTGGTGTTATCA CTGCGGCCTCCCTGTGCTACCCACGCCACGCCTACACCATCTCGCAGCAGCTGTACGGTGGTGCCAAAACCTACGGAGCCATTGGATATAACTTTGTTGCTGGAG TGAAGCCACAGTccaaggcaccaccaccaccaccaccagctgaagAGACCCccaaggaggcagagaaggaagaggatgccAGTGCCAGTGCCGGTGACAGTGCTGACACTCCCAAACCTGAGGGTGGCGAGGTAAGGAGTGCCGTGGTCCTATCCCTCCCCCCCGGCAAGACCCTGGTTGACACTCTAGCAGAGCAGGCCAGCGATGTAACTGTCTGGGGCTTTAGACTAACAGACGACACCACCGCACCACCCAAGCCAGCGGTGCCAGAGGGCTTTGGTACCATTGGCACTGGCCAGGTGGCGACGGCAGTGGTGGCAGGGCAGGACGAGGCACAGGCACCacgggaggtggtggagaaggtgaaggaaggagctgCAATAGTGGAGGAGAAACTGCCTGAGGTggagaag aaggtggaggaggcccTGGGTGTGGTGGAGAGGGTGGATAgtgcagcagcggcggcggccgAGGTATTCCCTGGTGTGCCCGAGGCAGTAGTGGAGCAGGTGGAGACTCTGGTGGAGGAGACGCAGGCTGTGGTGGAGAGCGTCACCACTGCGGTCAGCCAGGTGGAGAAAGTAGCAGAGGAGATGAAGCAGGAGGCAcacaaggtggaggaggaggcagctcaGTTGGTGGAgagtgaggagaagaggaaggaggtggcagaagaggtggtggagatagTAGAACAAGTGGTGAATAAACAAGCAGATGAGACTCCAGGATCCACTCCGGCTGTGGAGGAAGCAAGAACAGAGGTGGATGCCAGCCCTGCAGCAGCCCCTGCCCCTCTACCGGCACCCACCAAGGACAGGGAGGGACTCTTTGACAAGCTGGTGAACTTCCTGGCCAAGAATCGCAAGGACAGTGCCAAGCAAGGGGAGGCTCCTCAAGTGCCAGCAGAGATGCCAGACAGTGCCAAGCAGATAGAGG gaagagtggCTGCTGCTGAAGAGAAACTGAGTGAGGTGgagcaggtggtggaggtggtggaggaaggcatGGCTGCCGTGgcagaaaaagtgaaggaggtggagaaggcagCCTCCAGTGTAGCAGTGAAGGTGTTGAGCCCTGtgttggggaaggaggag gtggaggaggcccTGGGTGTGGTGGAGAGGGTGGGTGGTGCGGCATTGGCGGCGGCTGAGGTGTTCCCTGGTGTGCCAGAGGCGACGGTGGAGCGGATGGAGGCCACAGTGGAGGAGACACAGGCTGTGGTGGAGAgcgtcaccaccacagccagccag GCGGTGGAAGAACAAGCAGACACTCCACCtgaggcagcggcggtggtggcggtggaggtggagggtggcAGGCGGGGACACAgcatagagagggagggactctTTGACAAGCTGGTGACCTTCCTGTCCCGGCCCAGCAAGGACGCCAGGGACAGCGCCGCCCAGGAGAAGACTGACCCTGAAGTTgacagtggagtgccacagacTCCCCTGCTGGTGGAAGAGAAGCCCACAAGTGGCACTGGAGACGACACACTGACAGAGGAGGCCGTGGAGGttgtgaaggaggtggtggaggcaacAAGTGTGGTGGAAGAGGTAGTGGAGGTAGTAAAGGAAGGAGCTGCTGCTGTTGGAGAGAAATTAGTTGAAGTAGAAGAGcagttggtggaggtggtggagaagggaGTGGCTGCTGTTGGAGAGAAATTAGTtgaagtggaggagcag tggtgtggtggaggtgctgaGCCCTGtgttggggaaggaggaggcatTAGAagtggtggagaagtggaagaggcAGTGGaggctgctgctgtggtggtggaggaggctgcTAGTCTagtggagaaggtggtggaggagacacAGGCAGCGGTGGAGAGTGTGAATGAGACAGCCAgcgaggtggagggagtggtggagcAGGTGACacaggtggtggaggggaaggaggggctgTTTGACAAGCTGGTGAACCTGTTGTCCAAGCCAGGCCAGGATGACACTCAGAGTGGCAAAGCTGTGGAAGGCACCCCTGGGATGCCAGACAGTGCCAAGGAGGTGGAGGCTGCTCCTCAGGTTGTAGATGAAGCAGTGCAGAGCAgcaaggtggagggagtggtggaggtggtgaaggaagacatacagaaggtggaggaggaagcaacACAAGTGGTGGAGAGTAAGGAGGTGGATCTTTCTGTGGTCAAGAAACAGCCAGGTGTGGAAGATCAAGTGGAGAGCACTCCAGCAGCTACTCCAGAGGGTCAGGCAGAAGTGGAGGCCATCCCTGCAACACCTGTGGTGTCCCcattggaggagagggagggactgtTTGACAAGCTGGTGAGTCTGTTCTCCAAGGACGCTGGACAGGAGAAGgctgctcctccacctgtcactgaagcaacacacaccaccGGGGAAGTGGAGGCTGCACCACAAGCTGCAGCTGAAATGCCAGACACTGCCAGGGAGCTGCAGGAGACACAAGTGGATACTGCTCCACCAACAGAAGCAGATGCTGTTCCACCAATGCCTGTGCAGGAGGCACCAGCAGAGGTGGATGCTGCCTCACCACCAGCTGTGCAAgaggcaccagcagcagcagaggaagcCACCAGCCCTGCTACTGCACCTCTTGTGCCTCAGGCAGAGGAGAGCGAGGGACTGTTTGACAAACTGATCAGCTTCCTGTCCAAGGACAGCAAGGATGCCTCAGCTGCTGAAGTGCCAGACAGTGCCAAGCAAGTAGAGGCTGCTGGTGAAAGTACAAGTGAAGTGCCAGACAGTGCCAAGCAAGTGGAGGCTGCTGGTGAAGTAACAGAGAGTGCCAAGGAGGAcctgagtggtggtgagggtgaggatGAGTTTGTCATCGTGTCCTCCATGGGCGAGGCAAGCGACGTCATGGACGTGTTGAAACCCGACAGTGTTCTGGACAAACTCAGACCCACTGAACCACATCTGGAAAGCACACCTGCTAAAGCAGAAGTTACACCTGCCACAACTGAAGCCAGCAGGACAGGTGATGAGAAGGAGCAGGTGGCAGCGATgccagtggtggaggtggagacaaAGGCCCCAGAAGTCCgggtgacggaggaggaaggtttGTTTGACAAGTTGGTTAGGTTATTTACAAAGGATGAGGAGAGGCCTGCATCTAGCAGTGCCACAGTGCCATCCCCAGACtctgccggtggtggtggtgttagtacaGAGCCAGTgccgggggagggaggggaggcggCTCTCCCTGCAGCACCGGGGGACGTGGACACAGCACAGCACCAGGATGTCCTAGAGGTGGCTGAGCATGCAGCACCAATCCCAGATGTGTTAACAGTTCCCTCAGACACAACACAGGTTCCTgacgccccaccaccacctcaacacacaacaccagcTCCTGCCGTCCCAGTTGGCACCGCAGGCACTGAGCCAGAGGAGACTGAAGGCACTCTTCTGGAGGAGCCAACGCCCGAGTCCCCGGCACCACCGCCCATCAAGAAGGTGGCCCTGCTTGACAAGCTTTCCAGTCTCTTCCAGAAGGAGGAACCCCATCCTCTGACACCCCCACAGCTGCCACACAGGAACCCCCCAGCAGGCGAGAGGAGGACACGTCTGGTGCAGCAGTGCAGGAGGCaagccctgctgctgctggggatagtgctacaccaccacctgaggcaaggcagtggtggtggtgaggaggcagCAGACAGTGTTGCTGcatcaggagggaaggaagaggaggaggctgccTTGCCTGCAGCAGAGgacacagcagcagcacagcccCAGGTGTCTGCCCCTCAGGTACAGTCTTCCTCTGTGGTGGGTGCTGTTGAGGTTTCAGGTGAGGCTGCCAAGGATGAGACTGCAGCCATACCCAGCATGCCCCAGGGAGTCCAGGGCCAGGCAGAGTCCAGGGAAGCtagcacacagacacagagcaTAGTGCCAGTGACGGCGACACAGCCcgccacagacacagacagtgCCGCAGTGAGCCGGGTGGCAGATGGCCCTGTGAGCATCACCAGCGAGGAGGACACCTTCATTGTGAGGGCCAGTCCCAACAGGCCAAGCCAGACAGAGGTGCAGGGTGACCACGGCCGGCCCGGAAGCAGGGCGGGGGCGGCGGTGCAGCCTCGATGGTCTGCG ACTGAggccgtggtggtggaggaagggaaggacaccATTGTACAGCTGACACCCCCAGGACCAGAGAAGGATTATGGTCAGAGCAGCCCGGAAGACTCTGACATGTATACCACCAGAGGATAA